One region of Bacillus zhangzhouensis genomic DNA includes:
- a CDS encoding CDP-glycerol glycerophosphotransferase family protein, which yields MIEEGIHKKSVVEGLKNHHEKLEMLIRINDDMPLTDREFYLFMRERVSKQELFLPLVHQEENLFKLVMSESSLPLALEQGQTYNLYVTDYLSTNKEEDEDELEDSAYDSDSEDEEEEVKEADINPDIESEEKTSYYKRRLKMEIEKPELTFLENKDAMLCIIPYRTDKGNASLKIKRELKIVKFNHIELNKGCTLTLSGYAGVLSAEHSYEIKETKLLLKKNGEEPIEHRFPVNITHIKEEVNEYRDDQHVPQLYQFLAEVPLGELTYSLNKRYVYRFYLEFICDVNGVEETLTTTSLVLGDRSNKLKGLVQIYKRNDVPIRYEVYRKKKRQTLGIRINDYTIKTRAKYYVKSKWKKFKKKIGKIKKARNRLVTKTFKTTFKLASKLSVKKKTIVFESFNGKQFSCNPRGIYEYMKENHPEYTLIWSVKKGHEAPFKEKGIYYINRLSLKWIFAMARAEYWVVNSRLPLWVPKPDHTTYLQTWHGTPLKRLAMDMDEVHMPGTNTKKYKKNFTKEASNWDYLISPNAYSTEIFTRAFQFQKTMIESGYPRNDFLHNQNNEETKRALKQKMNLPLDKKLILYAPTWRDDQFYKKGQYKFDLDLDLHELRAAIGDDYLIILRMHYLVAENFDLGPYKGFAYDFSHYEDIRDLYMISDLLITDYSSVFFDYANLKRPMLFYVPDIETYRDKLRGFYFDFEQEAPGPLVKETESVIDWVRETEQPTFTLPEAFAPFYEKFCYLESGESSKRVVEVVFSEK from the coding sequence ATGATTGAAGAGGGAATTCATAAAAAGAGTGTTGTTGAAGGGTTAAAAAATCACCATGAGAAGCTAGAAATGCTTATTCGCATCAACGATGATATGCCATTAACAGATAGAGAATTTTATTTGTTTATGAGGGAGAGAGTATCAAAACAAGAACTTTTCCTTCCGCTTGTTCATCAAGAAGAGAACTTATTCAAATTGGTAATGAGTGAATCATCGCTGCCGCTTGCATTAGAGCAAGGCCAGACATATAACTTGTATGTCACTGATTATTTGAGCACAAACAAAGAAGAGGATGAGGACGAGCTTGAGGACTCAGCTTATGATTCTGATTCTGAAGACGAGGAAGAAGAAGTAAAAGAAGCGGATATCAATCCAGATATTGAATCTGAAGAGAAAACGTCATACTATAAACGCCGTTTAAAAATGGAAATAGAAAAGCCTGAGCTGACTTTTTTAGAAAATAAAGATGCCATGCTGTGTATCATTCCATACCGTACAGACAAAGGGAATGCATCTTTGAAAATCAAGCGTGAGCTAAAGATTGTGAAATTTAATCATATCGAGCTCAATAAAGGATGTACGTTAACTTTATCTGGATATGCAGGCGTACTAAGTGCAGAACATTCGTATGAGATTAAAGAAACAAAGCTTCTATTAAAGAAAAATGGTGAAGAACCGATTGAACATCGTTTTCCGGTAAATATCACCCATATAAAAGAGGAAGTGAACGAATACCGTGATGATCAACATGTACCACAGCTTTATCAATTTTTAGCAGAAGTCCCTTTAGGAGAATTGACCTATTCATTAAACAAACGCTATGTATATCGCTTCTATCTTGAATTTATCTGCGATGTCAACGGGGTAGAGGAAACATTAACAACCACTTCTTTAGTGCTTGGAGACCGGTCCAACAAACTCAAAGGGCTTGTTCAAATTTATAAACGAAACGACGTACCGATTCGATATGAAGTGTACCGAAAGAAAAAAAGACAAACGCTTGGCATCCGTATTAATGATTACACCATCAAAACACGTGCGAAGTATTACGTCAAAAGCAAGTGGAAGAAATTCAAAAAGAAGATCGGTAAAATCAAAAAAGCCCGTAACCGTCTTGTGACAAAAACGTTTAAAACGACCTTTAAGCTGGCCAGTAAGCTGTCTGTGAAAAAGAAAACCATTGTCTTTGAAAGCTTTAACGGAAAACAATTCAGTTGTAACCCGCGCGGTATTTATGAGTATATGAAAGAAAATCACCCTGAATATACGCTGATCTGGAGCGTTAAAAAGGGTCATGAAGCACCATTTAAGGAAAAAGGCATTTACTATATCAATCGTCTGTCATTGAAATGGATTTTTGCGATGGCAAGAGCCGAGTATTGGGTTGTAAACAGCCGTCTGCCGCTATGGGTTCCAAAGCCAGATCACACAACATATTTGCAGACTTGGCATGGTACGCCGTTAAAACGACTGGCAATGGACATGGACGAGGTGCATATGCCTGGAACAAACACGAAGAAATACAAAAAGAATTTCACGAAAGAAGCATCGAATTGGGATTATCTCATCTCTCCTAATGCCTACTCGACTGAAATCTTTACACGTGCGTTTCAATTTCAAAAGACCATGATTGAGTCAGGTTATCCGAGAAATGACTTCCTTCACAATCAAAACAATGAAGAAACGAAGAGAGCACTGAAACAAAAAATGAACCTGCCGCTGGACAAAAAATTGATCTTATACGCACCGACATGGAGAGACGATCAATTTTATAAAAAAGGGCAGTACAAATTTGATTTAGACCTTGATCTGCATGAGCTGAGAGCTGCAATCGGAGATGATTATCTCATCATTCTGCGTATGCACTATCTAGTTGCTGAAAACTTTGATTTAGGACCATATAAAGGCTTTGCCTATGACTTCTCTCATTACGAAGACATTAGAGACCTTTATATGATTTCTGATCTGCTCATCACAGATTACTCATCTGTGTTCTTTGATTATGCAAACCTCAAACGTCCGATGTTGTTCTATGTGCCAGACATTGAAACATATCGTGACAAGCTCAGAGGTTTCTACTTCGACTTTGAACAAGAAGCACCTGGACCACTTGTGAAAGAGACAGAAAGTGTCATTGACTGGGTAAGAGAAACAGAACAGCCAACCTTTACACTACCAGAAGCATTCGCACCGTTTTATGAGAAATTCTGTTACTTAGAGAGCGGGGAGTCTTCGAAGCGGGTCGTTGAAGTAGTGTTTTCTGAAAAATAG